A part of Capsicum annuum cultivar UCD-10X-F1 chromosome 6, UCD10Xv1.1, whole genome shotgun sequence genomic DNA contains:
- the LOC107855401 gene encoding uncharacterized protein LOC107855401 isoform X2 produces MYGQGNYATQSGQNANASRPQLQQWPHVPPPPAPAAQASRPPMLPHGHPPGPPQVGQRVPPAYQHAHPGVRHPCSPFPVPTSGSNSSQFYPLPPPPPPPPPPSAQVHGSASILQSHQVPVQHSQWNPSMQQVPSTIASGAPRILPPPPPLGQMPFRGAIHQPSPDNMQVFLHNLPPPPPPPPPNMQNPSFFSPSPFDPSMHSRNHDSHVQSAVPGTQPPLPPSPPGDPPLPPSSPPLISTTANANGAGAKDEEAFEHDGGIAYREGSPVNRHLASDLPSPPPRPVSAAFPGEGPSVQLINSHVQPAAPSHSAADSDMEMEDDITQLDEDQQIHPLGAEKQLKDSLTQDILHRNSSCCGPVEPEKQIQDSPYRSPSSFQGPSSETTGLHRDNEPFLDDHVQTSASLEKKLSHPSESPTDKEVDLENVHSQLMEAASPFRLIQGYASDDSLDNASENCLENLGRFMVPPPSDAVAITAKTDTGKSPVSSVKPSNFVAKDGQESFGALNVEDSIDYDNGNRLSLKSEITAPEGPQSENVFGINDNDSFELLRKDAKDKSPTRKVDEFGRLVREGVSDSDSDDSRRYKQRHGKRGRSRSRSRSPYDRRRRNSPRKRKDRRDRSRSISPKRYRSRSKSPSRHGSTSGGDKIRRDRDGYPQQCFNFLRGRCYHGASCRYFHDELDKSGRSRSYRSKHQQRDLPVSSKDSDMHDSKDSHTHEKVATTLKKSVHNHDRSKSQDIPDMKEPEPTTQLYGKENQMGPADSPVIVAEVEKLPGDAAGGMPSSIGTVGIHQSEDRVSDQMLLNADEKPKEKCDSSVLELSSVQTSFMVPPAQLPQFVSAKESRPSDVLQTVPLSASFPSLPQASSTAFAQQIPRDHNLPPPPPPPPPFNSAYMGIAPPYQTPFPQQPSPFAVPLSSSWNSLPPRPAQSQAPHTQFVNDSSGNVAGGQHSVPRVHFQPNLAVPRNDFYAGTSADIPQVGEHHAYVRTQPIYSRGSPNRPPAFIGESLALGEIRGLSSKNYPYMQQHSGPQTAGISRHLVEPGVSSSVSRYTSDLLDQNQAPRLPDFGGSRFSSHFNPYASTFDQPLTTKFSSDPLTHGRDMLPSSKYSAFSLSNMPIDGHPAESLASRNITPPSARTAEGMFPRPGGNQYDPLYDSIEPSTNLLKKSDPGQKHEVTDDSGAMLRLSGSNEPLDVEVHKTQKRGGVIAFTASAENDEFGETAEAEVGAVENGSPSDSSDEEDIPAGEIEIEQVKPSGDKKKSKDSRSMKLFKSSVANFVKELLKPSWRQGNMSKEVFKTIVKKTVDKVSGAMKSHQIPKSKTKIDHYIDSSQRKLTKLVMGYVDKYVKA; encoded by the exons ATGTATGGTCAGGGTAATTATGCAACTCAGAGTGGTCAAAATGCTAATGCGTCTAGACCTCAATTGCAGCAGTGGCCTCATGTCCCCCCCCCTCCTGCTCCTGCTGCTCAGGCCTCACGTCCACCTATGTTGCCACATGGTCATCCACCAGGACCACCCCAAGTTGGACAGCGTGTCCCTCCTGCATATCAGCATGCCCATCCCGGTGTACGCCATCCTTGTTCCCCTTTTCCAGTTCCAACAAGTGGCAGCAATTCTAGTCAGTTTTATCCACtgcctcctcctcctcctcctccgcCACCACCATCTGCACAAGTTCATGGAAGCGCCTCAATTTTGCAATCTCACCAAGTCCCTGTGCAGCATTCCCAGTGGAATCCCAGTATGCAGCAGGTTCCATCTACAATAGCTTCAGGTGCTCCTAGAATTCTTCCACCACCTCCACCATTAGGTCAAATGCCTTTCCGAGGTGCAATTCATCAGCCATCACCAGACAATATGCAAGTTTTTCTTCATAATCTTCctcctccaccaccaccaccaccacctaatATGCAGAACCCTAGTTTTTTCTCACCTTCCCCATTTGACCCCTCCATGCATTCGAGAAACCATGATTCCCATGTACAATCTGCTGTTCCTGGTACGCAGCCACCTTTGCCGCCTTCACCTCCTGGGGATCCACCTCTTCCACCATCTTCACCACCTCTCATATCTACCACTGCAAATGCTAATGGTGCTGGTGCTAAAGACGAGGAGGCGTTTGAGCATGATGGAGGGATTGCTTACAGAGAAGGTTCACCAGTGAATAGGCATTTAGCCTCGGATCTTCCATCTCCTCCTCCTAGGCCTGTATCAGCAGCATTTCCAGGAGAAGGTCCATCAGTTCAACTTATTAATTCCCATGTACAACCTGCAGCTCCGTCTCATTCTGCTGCTGATTCTGATATGGAGATGGAAG ATGATATCACCCAGCTGGATGAAGATCAACAGATCCATCCTTTGGGGGCTGAGAAGCAGTTAAAGGATAGCTTAACTCAAGATATACTACATCGAAATTCATCGTGCTGTGGACCTGTGGAGCCAGAGAAACAAATACAAG ATTCTCCATATCGCTCTCCTTCAAGTTTTCAGGGACCATCTTCTGAGACCACTGGTTTACACAGGGATAATGAACCCTTCTTGGACGATCATGTGCAGACATCAGCTTCACTAGAGAAAAAATTGAGCCATCCTAGTGAATCACCCACTGACAAGGAGGTTGATCTTGAAAATGTTCACAGTCAGCTCATGGAAGCTGCCAGCCCTTTTAGGCTAATTCAAGGCTATGCTTCGGATGACAGTTTAGACAATGCTAGTGAGAATTGTCTTGAAAATCTTGGCCGTTTTATGGTTCCTCCACCCAGTGATGCTGTTGCTATAACTGCCAAGACTGATACTGGGAAATCACCAGTATCTTCAGTTAAACCTTCAAATTTTGTTGCCAAAGATGGCCAAGAATCTTTTGGTGCTTTAAATGTTGAGGATTCCATTGATTATGATAATGGAAATAGATTATCCTTGAAGAGTGAAATCACTGCTCCTGAAGGACCTCAATCGGAAAATGTTTTCGGCATTAATGATAATGACAGTTTTGAGTTGCTTAGGAAAGATGCTAAGGATAAATCTCCTACCCGGAAGGTTGATGAGTTTGGGAGACTGGTTAGGGAGGGGGTCAGTGACAGTGATTCTGATGATTCACGAAGGTATAAGCAGAGACATGGAAAAAGAGGAAGAAGCCGGAGCAGAAGCCGCTCTCCATATGATAGGAGGAGGAGGAATAGTCCACGTAAGAGAAAGGACAGGCGGGATCGATCTCGAAG CATCTCTCCAAAGAGATACAGAAGTAGAAGCAAGTCACCTTCTAGGCATGGTTCAACTTCTGGTGGTGACAAAATTAGAAGGGACAGAGATGGTTATCCTCAACAATGTTTTAACTTCCTTCGAGGCAGGTGTTACCATGGAGCATCGTGTCGATATTTCCATGATGAGCTTGATAAGAGTGGTAGATCGAGATCTTACAGGAGCAAACATCAGCAACGAGATCTTCCAGTCAGTTCAAAGGATTCTGATATGCACGATTCAAAGGATTCTCATACACATGAAAAGGTTGCGACTACACTAAAGAAATCGGTTCACAATCATGATAGATCCAAAAGTCAGGATATTCCTGATATGAAAGAACCTGAACCTACTACTCAGCTATATGGAAAGGAAAATCAAATGGGACCTGCTGACAGTCCAGTAATTGTTGCTGAAGTGGAGAAGCTTCCTGGTGATGCTGCTGGGGGCATGCCTTCTTCAATTGGAACAGTGGGGATTCATCAGTCTGAAGATCGTGTCTCTGATCAGATGCTCCTAAATGCAGATGAGAAACCTAAAGAGAAATGTGATTCGTCTGTTTTGGAGTTATCATCTGTCCAGACATCATTCATGGTCCCACCAGCCCAGCTTCCTCAGTTTGTCTCTGCTAAGGAGTCGCGCCCATCAGATGTTCTCCAGACAGTACCTTTGTCAGCTTCCTTTCCTTCACTTCCTCAGGCTTCTAGTACTGCATTTGCTCAGCAGATTCCCAGAGATCACAACttgcccccacccccacccccacccccaccttttAATTCTGCATATATGGGAATTGCTCCTCCATATCAAACTCCATTTCCTCAACAACCGTCTCCATTTGCTGTACCTCTGAGTTCCTCTTGGAATTCTCTTCCACCACGCCCAGCACAGTCACAGGCACCACACACTCAATTTGTGAATGACTCCTCTGGAAATGTCGCTGGTGGACAACATAGTGTTCCTCGGGTACATTTTCAACCAAATTTAGCAGTTCCAAGGAATGACTTCTATGCAGGCACATCAGCTGATATTCCTCAAGTTGGTGAACATCATGCCTATGTGCGTACTCAACCTATCTATTCTAGGGGGTCACCGAATAGACCACCAGCTTTCATCGGTGAATCTCTAGCTCTTGGTGAAATTCGTGGTCTATCTTCTAAGAATTACCCTTACATGCAACAACATTCTGGCCCTCAGACAGCTGGTATTTCTCGACATCTTGTTGAACCTGGAGTTAGTTCCTCTGTGTCAAGGTACACATCTGATTTGTTAGACCAGAATCAAGCTCCTCGGTTGCCTGATTTTGGTGGATCCAGATTTTCAAGTCATTTCAACCCTTATGCATCAACATTTGACCAGCCACTAACGACGAAATTCAGTTCGGATCCTTTAACACATGGAAGAGATATGCTCCCTAGTAGTAAATACAGTGCATTTAGTTTGAGCAATATGCCAATTGATGGCCATCCTGCAGAAAGTCTTGCTTCACGAAATATTACCCCACCATCTGCACGTACAGCTGAAGGAATGTTCCCCCGGCCAGGTGGTAACCAGTATGATCCACTTTATGACAGCATAGAGCCATCTACTAACTTACTTAAGAAATCTGATCCTGGTCAAAAGCATGAAGTAACTGATGACTCGGGTGCTATGTTAAGGCTCAGTGGATCCAATGAACCACTGGATGTGGAAGTACACAAGACACAGAAAAGAGGTGGAGTTATTGCATTCACCGCATCTgcagaaaatgatgaatttggcGAGACAGCTGAGGCAGAGGTGGGTGCTGTTGAGAATGGAAGCCCTAGCGATTCCAGTGATGAGGAAGATATTCCTGCAGGAGAGATAGAGATTGAACAGGTGAAGCCATCAGGGGATAAAAAGAAAAGCAAGGATTCCAGATCTATGAAGCTATTCAAGAGTTCAGTTGCTAATTTTGTGAAGGAGCTGTTAAAACCATCATGGCGCCAAGGTAACATGAGCAAGGAGGTTTTCAAGACAATAGTCAAGAAAACTGTAGATAAGGTCTCTGGAGCTATGAAAAGCCACCAAATACCCAAGTCTAAGACAAAAATCGACCATTACATTGACTCATCACAGAGGAAATTAACAAAATTAGTCATG
- the LOC107855401 gene encoding uncharacterized protein LOC107855401 isoform X1, which produces MYGQGNYATQSGQNANASRPQLQQWPHVPPPPAPAAQASRPPMLPHGHPPGPPQVGQRVPPAYQHAHPGVRHPCSPFPVPTSGSNSSQFYPLPPPPPPPPPPSAQVHGSASILQSHQVPVQHSQWNPSMQQVPSTIASGAPRILPPPPPLGQMPFRGAIHQPSPDNMQVFLHNLPPPPPPPPPNMQNPSFFSPSPFDPSMHSRNHDSHVQSAVPGTQPPLPPSPPGDPPLPPSSPPLISTTANANGAGAKDEEAFEHDGGIAYREGSPVNRHLASDLPSPPPRPVSAAFPGEGPSVQLINSHVQPAAPSHSAADSDMEMEDDITQLDEDQQIHPLGAEKQLKDSLTQDILHRNSSCCGPVEPEKQIQVSADSPYRSPSSFQGPSSETTGLHRDNEPFLDDHVQTSASLEKKLSHPSESPTDKEVDLENVHSQLMEAASPFRLIQGYASDDSLDNASENCLENLGRFMVPPPSDAVAITAKTDTGKSPVSSVKPSNFVAKDGQESFGALNVEDSIDYDNGNRLSLKSEITAPEGPQSENVFGINDNDSFELLRKDAKDKSPTRKVDEFGRLVREGVSDSDSDDSRRYKQRHGKRGRSRSRSRSPYDRRRRNSPRKRKDRRDRSRSISPKRYRSRSKSPSRHGSTSGGDKIRRDRDGYPQQCFNFLRGRCYHGASCRYFHDELDKSGRSRSYRSKHQQRDLPVSSKDSDMHDSKDSHTHEKVATTLKKSVHNHDRSKSQDIPDMKEPEPTTQLYGKENQMGPADSPVIVAEVEKLPGDAAGGMPSSIGTVGIHQSEDRVSDQMLLNADEKPKEKCDSSVLELSSVQTSFMVPPAQLPQFVSAKESRPSDVLQTVPLSASFPSLPQASSTAFAQQIPRDHNLPPPPPPPPPFNSAYMGIAPPYQTPFPQQPSPFAVPLSSSWNSLPPRPAQSQAPHTQFVNDSSGNVAGGQHSVPRVHFQPNLAVPRNDFYAGTSADIPQVGEHHAYVRTQPIYSRGSPNRPPAFIGESLALGEIRGLSSKNYPYMQQHSGPQTAGISRHLVEPGVSSSVSRYTSDLLDQNQAPRLPDFGGSRFSSHFNPYASTFDQPLTTKFSSDPLTHGRDMLPSSKYSAFSLSNMPIDGHPAESLASRNITPPSARTAEGMFPRPGGNQYDPLYDSIEPSTNLLKKSDPGQKHEVTDDSGAMLRLSGSNEPLDVEVHKTQKRGGVIAFTASAENDEFGETAEAEVGAVENGSPSDSSDEEDIPAGEIEIEQVKPSGDKKKSKDSRSMKLFKSSVANFVKELLKPSWRQGNMSKEVFKTIVKKTVDKVSGAMKSHQIPKSKTKIDHYIDSSQRKLTKLVMGYVDKYVKA; this is translated from the exons ATGTATGGTCAGGGTAATTATGCAACTCAGAGTGGTCAAAATGCTAATGCGTCTAGACCTCAATTGCAGCAGTGGCCTCATGTCCCCCCCCCTCCTGCTCCTGCTGCTCAGGCCTCACGTCCACCTATGTTGCCACATGGTCATCCACCAGGACCACCCCAAGTTGGACAGCGTGTCCCTCCTGCATATCAGCATGCCCATCCCGGTGTACGCCATCCTTGTTCCCCTTTTCCAGTTCCAACAAGTGGCAGCAATTCTAGTCAGTTTTATCCACtgcctcctcctcctcctcctccgcCACCACCATCTGCACAAGTTCATGGAAGCGCCTCAATTTTGCAATCTCACCAAGTCCCTGTGCAGCATTCCCAGTGGAATCCCAGTATGCAGCAGGTTCCATCTACAATAGCTTCAGGTGCTCCTAGAATTCTTCCACCACCTCCACCATTAGGTCAAATGCCTTTCCGAGGTGCAATTCATCAGCCATCACCAGACAATATGCAAGTTTTTCTTCATAATCTTCctcctccaccaccaccaccaccacctaatATGCAGAACCCTAGTTTTTTCTCACCTTCCCCATTTGACCCCTCCATGCATTCGAGAAACCATGATTCCCATGTACAATCTGCTGTTCCTGGTACGCAGCCACCTTTGCCGCCTTCACCTCCTGGGGATCCACCTCTTCCACCATCTTCACCACCTCTCATATCTACCACTGCAAATGCTAATGGTGCTGGTGCTAAAGACGAGGAGGCGTTTGAGCATGATGGAGGGATTGCTTACAGAGAAGGTTCACCAGTGAATAGGCATTTAGCCTCGGATCTTCCATCTCCTCCTCCTAGGCCTGTATCAGCAGCATTTCCAGGAGAAGGTCCATCAGTTCAACTTATTAATTCCCATGTACAACCTGCAGCTCCGTCTCATTCTGCTGCTGATTCTGATATGGAGATGGAAG ATGATATCACCCAGCTGGATGAAGATCAACAGATCCATCCTTTGGGGGCTGAGAAGCAGTTAAAGGATAGCTTAACTCAAGATATACTACATCGAAATTCATCGTGCTGTGGACCTGTGGAGCCAGAGAAACAAATACAAG TGTCTGCAGATTCTCCATATCGCTCTCCTTCAAGTTTTCAGGGACCATCTTCTGAGACCACTGGTTTACACAGGGATAATGAACCCTTCTTGGACGATCATGTGCAGACATCAGCTTCACTAGAGAAAAAATTGAGCCATCCTAGTGAATCACCCACTGACAAGGAGGTTGATCTTGAAAATGTTCACAGTCAGCTCATGGAAGCTGCCAGCCCTTTTAGGCTAATTCAAGGCTATGCTTCGGATGACAGTTTAGACAATGCTAGTGAGAATTGTCTTGAAAATCTTGGCCGTTTTATGGTTCCTCCACCCAGTGATGCTGTTGCTATAACTGCCAAGACTGATACTGGGAAATCACCAGTATCTTCAGTTAAACCTTCAAATTTTGTTGCCAAAGATGGCCAAGAATCTTTTGGTGCTTTAAATGTTGAGGATTCCATTGATTATGATAATGGAAATAGATTATCCTTGAAGAGTGAAATCACTGCTCCTGAAGGACCTCAATCGGAAAATGTTTTCGGCATTAATGATAATGACAGTTTTGAGTTGCTTAGGAAAGATGCTAAGGATAAATCTCCTACCCGGAAGGTTGATGAGTTTGGGAGACTGGTTAGGGAGGGGGTCAGTGACAGTGATTCTGATGATTCACGAAGGTATAAGCAGAGACATGGAAAAAGAGGAAGAAGCCGGAGCAGAAGCCGCTCTCCATATGATAGGAGGAGGAGGAATAGTCCACGTAAGAGAAAGGACAGGCGGGATCGATCTCGAAG CATCTCTCCAAAGAGATACAGAAGTAGAAGCAAGTCACCTTCTAGGCATGGTTCAACTTCTGGTGGTGACAAAATTAGAAGGGACAGAGATGGTTATCCTCAACAATGTTTTAACTTCCTTCGAGGCAGGTGTTACCATGGAGCATCGTGTCGATATTTCCATGATGAGCTTGATAAGAGTGGTAGATCGAGATCTTACAGGAGCAAACATCAGCAACGAGATCTTCCAGTCAGTTCAAAGGATTCTGATATGCACGATTCAAAGGATTCTCATACACATGAAAAGGTTGCGACTACACTAAAGAAATCGGTTCACAATCATGATAGATCCAAAAGTCAGGATATTCCTGATATGAAAGAACCTGAACCTACTACTCAGCTATATGGAAAGGAAAATCAAATGGGACCTGCTGACAGTCCAGTAATTGTTGCTGAAGTGGAGAAGCTTCCTGGTGATGCTGCTGGGGGCATGCCTTCTTCAATTGGAACAGTGGGGATTCATCAGTCTGAAGATCGTGTCTCTGATCAGATGCTCCTAAATGCAGATGAGAAACCTAAAGAGAAATGTGATTCGTCTGTTTTGGAGTTATCATCTGTCCAGACATCATTCATGGTCCCACCAGCCCAGCTTCCTCAGTTTGTCTCTGCTAAGGAGTCGCGCCCATCAGATGTTCTCCAGACAGTACCTTTGTCAGCTTCCTTTCCTTCACTTCCTCAGGCTTCTAGTACTGCATTTGCTCAGCAGATTCCCAGAGATCACAACttgcccccacccccacccccacccccaccttttAATTCTGCATATATGGGAATTGCTCCTCCATATCAAACTCCATTTCCTCAACAACCGTCTCCATTTGCTGTACCTCTGAGTTCCTCTTGGAATTCTCTTCCACCACGCCCAGCACAGTCACAGGCACCACACACTCAATTTGTGAATGACTCCTCTGGAAATGTCGCTGGTGGACAACATAGTGTTCCTCGGGTACATTTTCAACCAAATTTAGCAGTTCCAAGGAATGACTTCTATGCAGGCACATCAGCTGATATTCCTCAAGTTGGTGAACATCATGCCTATGTGCGTACTCAACCTATCTATTCTAGGGGGTCACCGAATAGACCACCAGCTTTCATCGGTGAATCTCTAGCTCTTGGTGAAATTCGTGGTCTATCTTCTAAGAATTACCCTTACATGCAACAACATTCTGGCCCTCAGACAGCTGGTATTTCTCGACATCTTGTTGAACCTGGAGTTAGTTCCTCTGTGTCAAGGTACACATCTGATTTGTTAGACCAGAATCAAGCTCCTCGGTTGCCTGATTTTGGTGGATCCAGATTTTCAAGTCATTTCAACCCTTATGCATCAACATTTGACCAGCCACTAACGACGAAATTCAGTTCGGATCCTTTAACACATGGAAGAGATATGCTCCCTAGTAGTAAATACAGTGCATTTAGTTTGAGCAATATGCCAATTGATGGCCATCCTGCAGAAAGTCTTGCTTCACGAAATATTACCCCACCATCTGCACGTACAGCTGAAGGAATGTTCCCCCGGCCAGGTGGTAACCAGTATGATCCACTTTATGACAGCATAGAGCCATCTACTAACTTACTTAAGAAATCTGATCCTGGTCAAAAGCATGAAGTAACTGATGACTCGGGTGCTATGTTAAGGCTCAGTGGATCCAATGAACCACTGGATGTGGAAGTACACAAGACACAGAAAAGAGGTGGAGTTATTGCATTCACCGCATCTgcagaaaatgatgaatttggcGAGACAGCTGAGGCAGAGGTGGGTGCTGTTGAGAATGGAAGCCCTAGCGATTCCAGTGATGAGGAAGATATTCCTGCAGGAGAGATAGAGATTGAACAGGTGAAGCCATCAGGGGATAAAAAGAAAAGCAAGGATTCCAGATCTATGAAGCTATTCAAGAGTTCAGTTGCTAATTTTGTGAAGGAGCTGTTAAAACCATCATGGCGCCAAGGTAACATGAGCAAGGAGGTTTTCAAGACAATAGTCAAGAAAACTGTAGATAAGGTCTCTGGAGCTATGAAAAGCCACCAAATACCCAAGTCTAAGACAAAAATCGACCATTACATTGACTCATCACAGAGGAAATTAACAAAATTAGTCATG